Proteins encoded in a region of the Epinephelus lanceolatus isolate andai-2023 chromosome 20, ASM4190304v1, whole genome shotgun sequence genome:
- the mos gene encoding proto-oncogene serine/threonine-protein kinase mos: protein MPSPIPVTRLQPKDIYPSLDIGTCSSPLTKSCFGSTLQVPVQRFHGRVASRLWSTVIHWKELRSVQPVGSGGFGSVYKAEYLGKLVALKKVKKCTKNKLASRQSFWAELNSAHLRHRNIVRVFAATTCVPPDFGDESSIGTILMEFVGDRNLQQIIYGCVEPLETDRWLKYSADIVHGLRFLHSHSVVHLDIKPANVLVSSEDICKIADFGCSLKLEHGCEVSVISPHLSHVGGTYTHRAPELLRGEGLSAKADIFSFGITLWQLITREQPYTGDRQYVLYAVVAHNLRPSVENHPVFRSEHGRLCRSLLSRCWSREGRRRPTSQELLPHLEQLRSHI, encoded by the coding sequence ATGCCTTCTCCAATCCCCGTGACCCGCCTACAGCCCAAAGATATATACCCCTCCCTGGACATCGGGACTTGCAGCAGCCCGCTGACCAAATCCTGCTTCGGCAGCACCTTACAGGTCCCCGTTCAGCGGTTCCACGGCAGAGTTGCCAGCCGACTGTGGTCCACTGTGATCCACTGGAAGGAACTGCGCTCCGTGCAGCCTGTAGGCTCCGGAGGGTTCGGCTCCGTCTACAAGGCAGAATACCTCGGGAAGCTTGTCGCGCTGAAGAAAGTTAAGAAGTGCACCAAGAACAAGCTGGCGTCACGGCAGAGCTTCTGGGCCGAGCTGAACTCAGCACACCTGCGCCACAGAAACATCGTGCGCGTCTTCGCGGCGACCACCTGCGTCCCGCCAGATTTTGGAGATGAAAGCAGCATCGGAACGATCCTCATGGAATTTGTGGGGGACCGAAACTTGCAGCAGATCATTTACGGATGTGTAGAGCCgctagagacagacaggtggctCAAGTACTCCGCAGACATTGTACACGGCTTGCGGTTCCTTCACTCCCACAGCGTTGTGCATCTGGACATAAAGCCAGCCAATGTGTTGGTGTCCAGTGAAGACATCTGCAAAATTGCAGATTTCGGCTGTTCTCTGAAACTGGAACATGGATGTGAAGTTAGCGTTATCAGCCCGCATCTGAGCCACGTAGGCGGCACGTATACACACAGAGCCCCGGAGCTGCTGAGAGGCGAGGGGCTGTCTGCTAAAGCGGATATCTTTTCTTTCGGGATCACATTGTGGCAACTGATCACCAGAGAGCAGCCCTACACCGGCGACAGGCAGTACGTGCTCTACGCGGTTGTTGCGCACAACCTGCGGCCGTCTGTTGAGAACCATCCGGTGTTTCGGTCGGAGCATGGGCGGCTGTGTAGGAGCCTGCTGAGCCGGTGCTGGAGCAGAGAGGGCCGCCGCAGACCTACTTCCCAGGAGCTACTGCCTCACCTGGAGCAGCTGCGCTCCCACATATGA